A single genomic interval of Helianthus annuus cultivar XRQ/B chromosome 6, HanXRQr2.0-SUNRISE, whole genome shotgun sequence harbors:
- the LOC110864570 gene encoding endoglucanase 17, with product MAAAFSFLQHLLLITTLLSAATAHRPHRVATHNYKDALTKSIMFFEGQRSGKLPPNQRITWRKNSGLSDGAAMKVDLVGGYYDAGDNIKFGFPMAFTTTMLSWSVLEFGGLMKGELGNAKEAIRWATDYLLKATAQPDVIYVQVGDATKDHACWERPEDMDTPRTVLKIDRNTPGTEVAAETAAALASASLVFRKSDRTYSKLLLKRAIRVFEFADKYRGAYSNGLKRFVCPYYCSYSGYEDELLWGAAWLHKATRSPKYLNYIQRNGQSLGGGETDNTFGWDNKHAGARVLLSKAFLVQKLQSLHDYKGHADNFICSLIPGAPFSQSEYTPGGLLFKMDDSNMQYVTSASFLLVTYAKYLTQAKKVVNCGGSIVTPKRLRSIAKKQVDYLLGDNPLKMSYMVGYGSRYPRRIHHRGSSLPSISAHPAKIQCGAGFSIMHSEIPNPNILIGAVVGGPDEKDHFPDERSDYFQSEPATYINAPLVGALSYLAHSFGQL from the exons ATGGCTGCTGCTTTTTCTTTCCTCCAACACCTCCTCCTCATTACCACCCTCCTCTCCGCCGCCACCGCCCACCGTCCCCACCGTGTCGCCACCCACAACTACAAAGATGCCCTCACCAAATCCATCATGTTCTTTGAAGGCCAAAGGTCCGGTAAACTCCCCCCAAATCAAAGAATCACTTGGAGAAAAAACTCCGGCCTCTCTGACGGCGCCGCCATGAAA GTGGATTTGGTAGGTGGGTACTATGATGCCGGTGACAACATTAAATTTGGGTTTCCAATGGCTTTTACAACCACAATGTTGTCATGGAGTGTGCTTGAATTTGGTGGGTTAATGAAAGGTGAGTTGGGGAATGCAAAAGAAGCCATACGTTGGGCTACCGATTATCTACTCAAAGCTACTGCACAACCGGATGTGATATATGTACAG GTGGGTGACGCAACAAAGGACCATGCTTGCTGGGAAAGACCTGAAGATATGGACACACCAAGAACCGTTTTGAAGATTGACAGAAATACCCCTGGTACAGAAGTAGCTGCTGAGACTGCTGCTGCTCTTGCTTCTGCTTCTTTGGTTTTTAGAAAGTCTGACCGCACTTACTCTAAGCTTCTACTCAAAAGAGCCATAAGG GTGTTTGAGTTTGCTGACAAGTATAGAGGCGCTTACAGCAATGGGCTCAAAAGATTTGTGTGCCCATACTATTGTTCCTATTCCGGATACGAG GATGAATTGTTGTGGGGAGCAGCTTGGTTACATAAGGCCACAAGAAGCCCAAAATACTTAAATTACATCCAAAGAAATGGTCAAAGTTTAGGTGGTGGTGAGACTGATAATACCTTTGGGTGGGACAATAAGCATGCTGGTGCCAGAGTCCTTTTATCCAag GCATTTTTAGTGCAAAAGCTTCAATCACTCCATGATTACAAAGGTCATGCTGATAACTTCATATGCTCACTAATTCCAGGAGCACCCTTTTCTCAATCTGAGTACACACCAG GGGGGCTTTTGTTCAAAATGGATGATAGTAATATGCAATAtgtgacttctgcttcctttttACTAGTCACATATGCCAAATACTTGACACAAGCCAAAAAGGTTGTAAACTGTGGAGGATCAATTGTCACACCAAAACGACTTCGTTCCATTGCAAAAAAACAAGTGGACTACTTACTAGGTGACAATCCATTAAAAATGTCGTACATGGTTGGATACGGTTCGCGGTACCCACGTAGGATCCACCACCGAGGATCATCTCTACCGTCCATTTCCGCACATCCAGCGAAAATCCAATGTGGGGCGGGTTTCTCCATTATGCATTCGGAGATCCCTAACCCGAACATATTAATCGGGGCGGTTGTTGGTGGACCTGACGAGAAAGACCACTTTCCGGATGAACGGTCTGACTATTTCCAATCCGAACCGGCTACGTACATCAACGCGCCATTGGTTGGGGCATTATCTTACTTGGCTCACTCGTTTGGTCAGCTTTAG